Genomic segment of Candidatus Cloacimonadota bacterium:
TACTGCTTTTTCATTCAAAGGAGCAAAACCAAGTTTGGGATGAGTCGCTCCGAATATTGCGATTTGTGGTTTTTTCAATGCTGCTGCGATGTGCATTGGTCCGCTGTCATTGGAGATGATAACATCACAGAGATCAATGGCAGAAATAAGTTGTGTAATATCGAATTTTCCGCAAAAATTGAGCAATTCCGTTTTTGTGTGAGATTGTAATTTTTCTGAAAGTTCCTTTTCCGATTTTGAACCTAAAATAATAAATTTACAATTCCATTCCGTAGGGATCGAATCGATGAATTCAGCGAGTTGTTCTATCGGATATTGTTTTGTTTTGTGGATTGCTCCGGGGAAAATAGCGATCTTTCTTAAACCTTCAAGGTTTTGAAAACCTTGAAGGTTTTTATTTAAAGGTATTAATTCAGGAAACGAAGATTCTTCCTCAATTCCCAATTTTCTCAAAGCAGAAAAATAGAGATCGATTGTCGATGAAATTTCTTTTTTTGTAAGTTTTCTGATCATCAGCCATCTTAAGAAATGTTTTTTACTATAAGTCACTTTTTTTTTTGCTTTAATCATTCTTTTGATAATGAAAGTATTCAGTTTAGAATGAAGATCGACGACGATGTCGTAATCATTTCTTAAACTTGCCATCCGGCAACTGCCTGATAGCAAGTTTTTCTTTTCCCAGACAAGAACATCATCGACACAGCCAAAAGCTTTAACCAAACCAGCAAACTTCTTTTTTGTATAAAAATCAATTTGTGCGTCTGGATACACT
This window contains:
- the waaF gene encoding lipopolysaccharide heptosyltransferase II — protein: MKVLIIRLSSLGDIVLTQPVAKVLREVYPDAQIDFYTKKKFAGLVKAFGCVDDVLVWEKKNLLSGSCRMASLRNDYDIVVDLHSKLNTFIIKRMIKAKKKVTYSKKHFLRWLMIRKLTKKEISSTIDLYFSALRKLGIEEESSFPELIPLNKNLQGFQNLEGLRKIAIFPGAIHKTKQYPIEQLAEFIDSIPTEWNCKFIILGSKSEKELSEKLQSHTKTELLNFCGKFDITQLISAIDLCDVIISNDSGPMHIAAALKKPQIAIFGATHPKLGFAPLNEKAVILKTDIPCQPCSLHGGEKCPKGHFKCMKEISPKLLKQNLKKILKV